The following proteins are encoded in a genomic region of Neoarius graeffei isolate fNeoGra1 chromosome 6, fNeoGra1.pri, whole genome shotgun sequence:
- the lyve1b gene encoding lymphatic vessel endothelial hyaluronic receptor 1b produces MSRVCSALCSLLSLVVSTAGVDLSQIQVYPENGGISKVFIVQLKNQPYRFNATTAIDVCTSLGVSIATLAQVETALRNGLQTCRYGWVMEQVAVIPRIEKNPKCGKDKVGLVDWFCPPSQLFDVFCFNSTDQTEATTSTKPNMTTVSVSRTDAKTTAPSFFLLIQHNKTLLGSSPSPQPISTGFTTSVIPTIFSSTVTPMTTKRSQTSPPSSSLPSTGYQPSISSSFSISFSSTELFSHPFINSSSVTISSNETEQPPSGKGFSFGVVSMTCVILFGILLLAMTVAGAVWCFKTLPHRLSSWERICHKDMFETEMWKHTEQQHFNMQNDSENCGDDITLQMEDDTIAS; encoded by the exons ATGTCCAGAGTATGTTCAGCTTTGTGTTCTCTTCTCTCTCTGGTGGTTAGCACAGCCGGTGTAGATCTCAGCCAGATCCAAG TTTATCCAGAAAATGGTGGAATCTCTAAAGTATTTATAGTCCAGCTCAAGAACCAACCATACAGATTTAATGCAACTACAGCGATAGATGTGTGCACAAGTCTGGGTGTTAGTATAGCCACGCTTGCTCAAGTGGAAACTGCACTGAGAAATGGCTTACAGACTTGCAG ATATGGTTGGGTTATGGAGCAAGTTGCTGTTATTCCTCGAATTGAGAAAAATCCAAAGTGTGGCAAAGACAAAGTTGGACTCGTTGATTGGTTTTGCCCTCCTAGCCAATTATTTGATGTGTTTTGCTTCAATTCaacag ATCAAACTGAAGCAACAACATCCACCAAACCAAATATGACGACGGTGTCTGTCAGCAGGACTGATGCTAAAACAACCGCCCCATCGTTTTTTTTGTTGATTCAGCATAATAAAACCTTACTTGGTTCCTCCCCATCTCCACAACCCATTTCCACTGGTTTCACCACTTCTGTGATACCCACAATATTTTCCTCCACTGTCACCCCTATGACCACAAAGAGATCTCAAACATCTCCACCTTCTAGTTCCCTACCAAGTACTGGATATCAGCCTTCCATTTCCTCATCTTTTTCTATTTCCTTCTCTTCTACAGAACTTTTTTCACATCCATTCATTAACTCTTCCTCTGTAACCATTTCTTCTAATGAAACAGAGCAACCCCCTTCTGGTAAAGGATTTTCCTTTGGAG TAGTGTCCATGACATGTGTCATCCTTTTTGGGATACTCCTCCTGGCCATGACAGTAGCAGGAGCAGTTTGGTGTTTCAAGAC ACTGCCACACCGTCTTTCTTCCTGGGAAAGAATTTGCCACAAAGATATGTTCGAAACTGAGATGTGGAAACACACAGAGCAGCAACATTTCAACATGCAGAATGACAGTGAGAACTGTGGTGATGATATAACTCTCCAGATGGAAGATGACACAATAGCATCCTAA